The Triticum dicoccoides isolate Atlit2015 ecotype Zavitan chromosome 6A, WEW_v2.0, whole genome shotgun sequence genome has a window encoding:
- the LOC119315844 gene encoding disease resistance protein PIK6-NP-like, with product MAMEAALVSVATGVLKPVLGKLVVLLGNEYKRFKGVRKGIRSLTHELGAMEAFLTKMSEEEDPDVQDKVWMNEVRELSYDMEDTIDDFMQSIGDKDEKPDGFIDKIKSSLGKLGKMKARRRIGREIQDLKKQIIEVGDRNARYKSRETFSKTVNATVD from the coding sequence ATGGCCATGGAGGCGGCTCTTGTTAGCGTGGCGACAGGGGTCCTCAAACCTGTCCTAGGGAAGCTGGTTGTTCTGCTCGGCAACGAGTACAAGCGGTTCAAGGGTGTGCGCAAGGGGATCAGGTCCCTTACTCATGAGCTCGGCGCCATGGAGGCTTTTCTCACCAAGATGTCAGAGGAGGAGGATCCCGATGTGCAGGATAAAGTTTGGATGAATGAGGTGCGGGAACTGTCCTATGACATGGAGGACACAATCGATGACTTCATGCAAAGCATCGGTGACAAAGACGAAAAGCCAGATGGCTTCATTGATAAGATCAAGAGCTCACTAGGGAAGTTGGGAAAGATGAAGGCTCGCCGTCGGATTGGCAGAGAGATTCAGGATCTGAAGAAACAGATCATTGAGGTGGGCGATAGGAATGCAAGGTACAAGAGTCGTGAGACCTTCTCCAAGACTGTCAATGCGACCGTTGAC